The Ziziphus jujuba cultivar Dongzao chromosome 7, ASM3175591v1 genome includes a region encoding these proteins:
- the LOC125423779 gene encoding receptor-like protein EIX1: protein MLPSLSYLRLSSCGLSGKDLFGGYVNSTLLEHFDVSVNRIGGEIPVVIQKMKAIKVIDLSANLLNSSIPSWLGNLRNLVQVNLGFNYLTGGVPKVLDFAMNKLNGTVLEPSGGVCIGNGLEKLRLRWNNLSRPLHDWFGQFLNPKFRDVFYNSFYGQIPADNFQSSSNGLCPTNSLEGNISEVHFAKLSELKEIDISANSLAFHVDLNWVPPFQLSYISMKSCNIGPRVPNWLTGWTSPTILFQDLFLNILETWHLDWIICSGNQISGSIPKSLCQINTMRALDLSKNRLSGDIPNCWSDFKILAVPDLSKNNLSGVIPSSFGNATSLASLHLSNNKLHGAIPSSLRQCKNLVILDLGENALLSGYLPKWIGKSLLNLEILRLRSNKLTGNIPSEICQLSQLQILDLAQNNISGSIPPCFGNFSGMISLNRTTSEIGIYKRSTTYGENMFQCMKNLEYTKTLRLLINMDISSNQIIGTIPEELTNLIALHGLNLSNNHLQGHIPNTTGALNSLESLDFSRNQLSGSIPGSIAFLTSLSHLNLSYNMLSGKIPTGNRLQTLVDPSIYAGNSGLCGAPLPECAASDEPPQAEDEGKKKGNISDFEWFCIPISAGTLQAYWEFYVL from the exons AAATAGAATTGGAGGTGAAATCCCTGTTGTTATTCAAAAAATGAAAGCTATAAAAGTAATTGACCTTTCAGCCAACCTCCTTAATTCTTCAATCCCTTCATGGTTGGGTAATCTGAGAAACCTAGTTCAAGTTAATCTTGGATTTAATTACTTAACAGGTGGAGTTCCAAAAG TGTTGGATTTTGCAATGAACAAGTTAAATGGAACTGTTTTAGAACCTTCTGGAGGTGTATGCATTGGAAATGGTTTAGAGAAACTGAGGCTGAGGTGGAACAACTTAAGTAGACCTTTGCATGATTGGTTTGGACAGTTTCTCAATCCGAAGTTTCGTGATGTCTTTTACAACTCGTTCTATGGTCAGATTCCTGCT GACAACTTTCAGAGCTCAAGCAATGGATTATGTCCTACCAATTCCTTGGAAGGAAACATTTCAGAAGTTCACTTCGCGAAACTCTCAGAGTTGAAAGAGATAGACATTAGTGCAAACTCTTTGGCATTCCATGTTGACCTAAATTGGGTGCCTCCATTTCAACTCAGTTACATTAGCATGAAGTCTTGTAATATAGGACCTCGAGTTCCAAATTGGCTT ACAGGTTGGACCTCACCAACAATCTTATTTCAGGACCTCTTCCTCAATATATTGGAAACATGGCACCTAGATTGGATAATCTGCTCTGGTAACCAAATAAGTGGTTCGATCCCAAAATCTTTGTGCCAAATCAACACTATGAGAGCTCTTGATCTCTCAAAAAACAGGTTATCTGGTGATATCCCAAATTGTTGGAGCGATTTCAAGATTTTAGCTGTACCAGATCTTTCTAAAAATAATCTATCAGGGGTCATTCCAAGCTCATTCGGGAATGCAACTTCACTTGCATCTTTACACTTGAGCAATAATAAACTTCATGGAGCGATTCCCTCTTCCTTGAGACAATGTAAAAACTTGGTCATTCTAGACCTTGGAGAAAATGCGCTGTTGTCTGGGTATCTACCTAAATGGATTGGAAAGAGTTTATTGAACCTTGAAATTCTACGGCTTCGATCAAATAAGCTCACCGGTAATATCCCTTCAGAAATATGCCAGCTTTCTCAGCTTCAAATTCTTGACCTTGCACAGAATAATATATCAGGATCAATCCCTCCCTGTTTTGGAAATTTCTCAGGCATGATCTCCCTGAACAGAACAACAAGTGAAATTGGCATCTACAAAAGGTCAACAACATATGGAGAGAACATGTTTCAGTGCATGAAAAACCTCGAATACACCAAGACACTTCGGTTGCTAATCAACATGGATATTTCAAGTAACCAAATAATTGGTACGATTCCAGAAGAGCTAACAAATCTTATCGCACTTCATGGTTTGAACTTATCCAATAACCATTTACAAGGGCACATCCCCAACACAACTGGGGCATTGAACTCGTTGGAATCTTTGGATTTCTCTAGGAACCAGCTTTCTGGTTCAATCCCAGGAAGTATAGCTTTTCTGACTTCTCTAAGCCATTTAAACTTGTCCTACAACATGTTATCTGGAAAAATTCCAACTGGGAATCGGCTTCAAACACTTGTAGATCCTTCCATATATGCTGGCAACTCAGGACTCTGTGGTGCTCCCTTACCAGAGTGTGCAGCAAGTGATGAGCCACCTCAAGCTGAAGATGAGGGaaagaagaaaggaaatatAAGTGACTTTGAGTGGTTCTGCATACCCATCTCAGCAGGTACGTTACAGGCCTATTGGGAGTTCTATGTGTTATGA